From a single Bacillus gobiensis genomic region:
- the argF gene encoding ornithine carbamoyltransferase, with the protein MSSLHVKQESVTELQGKDFLTLADLTKEEIIGLLEEAANLKKNKFQPIFAGKTLAMIFEKSSTRTRVSFEAGMAQLGGNALFLSNRDIQLGRGETIADTAKVLSGYVDAIMIRTFEHERVEELAKYATIPVINGLSDFAHPCQALADLLTIYETKGTLENVKVVYVGDGNNVAHSLMIGCAKVGCDITVASPSGYEPQEGVIQSAKAFAEKSGAAVTVTNDAEQAVIDADVIYSDVFTSMGQEAESEERLKIFSGFQVNSELAAHAKPDYTFLHCLPAHREEEVTAEIIDGPNSAVFQQAENRMHVQKALLKALIK; encoded by the coding sequence ATGAGCTCATTACATGTGAAACAGGAGTCAGTGACCGAATTGCAGGGTAAGGACTTTCTCACATTGGCGGATTTAACAAAGGAAGAAATCATCGGCCTGCTTGAAGAAGCAGCTAATCTCAAAAAAAACAAATTTCAGCCGATTTTTGCAGGAAAGACGCTGGCAATGATTTTCGAAAAATCTTCCACTCGGACACGCGTCTCGTTTGAAGCTGGTATGGCGCAGCTTGGTGGGAATGCGCTGTTTTTAAGCAATAGAGACATACAGCTCGGGCGGGGAGAAACGATTGCCGACACGGCTAAGGTGTTGTCTGGCTATGTCGATGCCATTATGATCAGAACGTTTGAACACGAAAGAGTTGAAGAGCTTGCCAAATACGCAACGATTCCCGTTATCAATGGATTATCTGATTTCGCGCATCCATGCCAAGCGTTAGCAGACCTGTTAACGATATATGAAACAAAAGGCACACTGGAAAACGTAAAGGTCGTCTATGTAGGGGATGGCAATAACGTTGCCCATTCCCTTATGATTGGCTGTGCGAAGGTCGGCTGCGACATCACAGTCGCTTCTCCTTCGGGGTATGAACCACAAGAAGGAGTCATTCAGTCGGCAAAAGCATTTGCAGAAAAATCAGGTGCTGCTGTTACCGTCACTAATGATGCGGAACAAGCGGTAATTGATGCAGACGTCATTTATTCAGATGTCTTTACGAGCATGGGACAGGAAGCGGAAAGCGAAGAGCGTTTGAAGATTTTTTCAGGCTTCCAGGTGAATTCAGAGCTTGCAGCTCATGCGAAGCCTGATTACACCTTCCTTCATTGCCTTCCTGCTCATCGAGAAGAAGAAGTCACAGCTGAAATTATCGACGGACCTAATTCAGCGGTGTTCCAGCAGGCGGAAAACCGGATGCACGTCCAAAAAGCGCTGCTGAAAGCTTTAATCAAGTAA
- a CDS encoding YjzD family protein, with the protein MRFIMLFFWAFLLTHMAGYLIASMNGAAYEPLTTSIIAVIAFVLLIILGEILPATKETKQH; encoded by the coding sequence GTGCGTTTTATTATGCTTTTCTTTTGGGCGTTCCTTTTAACTCACATGGCAGGTTATTTAATTGCCTCAATGAATGGAGCAGCTTACGAACCATTGACTACATCAATTATAGCGGTAATTGCGTTCGTTCTCCTGATTATTTTGGGTGAGATTTTGCCAGCTACGAAAGAAACGAAACAGCATTAA
- a CDS encoding YjzC family protein, protein MGQQHQFKPGQKAPNNGIYVEIGETGSMVKDPQKIRLSAGDMFPDTSNHNRIWTYQRKP, encoded by the coding sequence ATGGGACAGCAGCACCAATTTAAACCTGGCCAAAAAGCACCGAACAATGGTATATATGTTGAAATTGGTGAAACAGGAAGCATGGTAAAAGACCCGCAAAAAATCCGCTTGAGTGCAGGTGATATGTTTCCCGACACCTCAAACCATAATCGGATTTGGACTTACCAAAGAAAACCTTAA